AGCGCGATCGACATCTACGCGGCTCACCGCTGCACCCACCAACTCCCCGCCAGCCATCGCCACAACGGCAGGATAGCTATCGACGCATTTGACAACGTCTGCGAGGCTAAAGACCGGGGGTTCGTCCGTCGTCTTCGATTCTGCATCCAGCCGCACAATGGCCTCGAGATCGGCCGATTCGAAATCGCGCAGTTTCCACCCGACACTCATCTCACGCCCTCTTACCGGCGAATTCAACTGCGCCAGCGCCACTCGATTTGCGCGCTGGTCTGGATGCCGGCGAATGGAATTTTGTGAGATGATGTTACTGCACGCTACATGCTGTCAATCCAGGTCTGAGGCAGTTCCATTGACAGTCTCTTTTAATACCATGCATTTGCCGAAGAATTTGGAGGCAATCATGAATACGAAACTTGTACTGAGCACAGTTTTGGCTTTGTCATTGCTAAGTGCCGGAGCCTACGCCAAGGATTACACCGTGAAAGAACTGAATGCCGGCACGGGAGGCACCTTCGTATTCGAACCGAACTTTCTGCACATTCAGCCCGGAGATTCAGTGCATTTCGTAGCCGCTGATGCCGGCCACGACAGCCAATCCTATCTGGTGCCTAAGGGCGCCCAGAGCTGGACCGGCGAAGTTAGTATGGACATCACAGTAAAGTTCACCCAGGAGGGCGTGTACCTGTATGAATGCAATCCGCACCACATGTTTGGCATGCTCGGTGTTATCCAGGTGGGCAAGGCCATAAACAAAGCCACCGCCGAAAAGGCTGCGGCTGACATGGAAAAACAGCAAATCATGAACCAGGGCCGGCTGGAGGCCCTGATGAAGGAAATCCACTGAGATTAAGCCTGCGGACAGTCGGCGTGTGGGATTGCCTGGGACCCAGACGTGCCACAGGGATCGCGCGGCATACCAGCGAAATCGAATATTCCCACGCCCCCGCAATTTGATTTGCATCTGTTGAACGCGACCAGCGTTGCAGACCGCCTCGGTTAATACGCGCTGTTCACCGTGCACCATCGCCTGACGCAAGCGTGTTGCTGAATTGAACCCAAGCCTCCGTAAATCGCTGCAGGGCGTCGCGCTACAGTGGCTCAACCATGCAGCACATCCGCCCGCATAAGCTTCACTGTTGATTTTATTACGCAAGATTTAACCGGCTTGTGGTACATAAACTGTACTAATTTCTGGATCCGCCGGTGAAAACAAAATAGTTAGCGAGACTTTACGGGATTGCAATTTCACGTGTATCAAATATTTACACGTGTTTTGCCGGATGTTTCATTGGCACGCGTAATTACACGCGTACTGTGCGCAAAAAATATCTTGACAATCGAATATGCACGGCGGAGATTACCACGCCGTAATTCATGCATCCTGGGGTAATGACATGATTAACGAGACCGATGTCTGGATTGATGCACTTGTCGGTATTGGGTTGGTCTCGCTGGGGTTCATCTACGTGATCATCCAGGCCGGCAAGTCCGCAGATGCGAAAGTCGCTGAACACATCCACAAGCATTCCAACGTGGTGCGCCGCTGGTTGTTTGCGCTGCTGCTGGTGATCTTTGTCGTGGGCAGTTTTATCACGCTCCGGCATTTCCCGATTCCGCCGCAACATGCACCGCTGGCCGCCAAGCAGGTCGTCAATGTGGTCGGCCACCAGTGGTCCTGGGAGTTGAGCACCACTCAGATCACTGCCGGTGTTCCGGTTGAATTCCAAGTGACCAGCGCCGACGTCAATCACGGCTTTGCCATCTATGCGCCGAATGACCGCATCGTGGTGCAAACCCAGGCTATGCCAGGCTACACCAACAAGATTCTTTACACCTTCAAGCAGCCGGGTAACTACACAATCAACTGCCTCGAGTACTGCGGTCTCGGCCATCACGTGATGACGGCCCAGCTGAATGTTGTCGCCCCCACCGGAGGACACACACCATGAGCTCACTGGAACTCTATCCCGCGGATGAAAAACTCCCGCGCAGCGAACGCATAGTCTTTGACCTTTACATCATCACTGCGGTGGTGCTGTTCGTGCTGATGATGCTGCTGGGTCTGAGCATGCGCCTGACCCAAGCTACTTGGGCGGGTGTCGGCCCCAAGCTGTTCTACGAGATCCTTACCATGCATGGTGCTGGCATGGTGGGTACTACGGCACTGGCGACTGTTGCGGTCATGTGGTTTTTTCTGCGCAAGTACGTGAAGTTGCACTTGTGGGCGTTCCTGACCAACTACATGCTGTTCCTGTTGGGTGCGCTAGCCATCATCATCGCGATATTTGTCGGCGGCTATGCCGGCATGTGGACGTTCCTGTATCCCTTGCCGGTACATTCCGAGGGCATCTGGAGCAATAACGCCGCGGCATTGTTCTTTATCGGCTATCTGCTGATCGGCGTGGGTTTTCTGCTGTTTTACCTGGATGCCTCGGCGGGCATCATCCGCAAGTTCGGCAATTTTGGACGGGCGATGGGCCTGCAGTGGCTGTTCGGCGGGACCATAGACCAGTCGCACCCCAAAACCGTGGTCGCCAGTACCATGGTAATCATCGCCAACTCCATCGGCATCCTGGCTGGCGCGGTGGTCCTGGTGATGTGCCTGATCAACGCCTATTTCCCCACCGTTGTGCTCAATGCTCTAGTGGTCAAGGAATTAATTTACTGGTTCGGCCACATGTTTATCAATGCGACCATTTACATGGGCGTGATCGCCGTGTACGAGCTGCTGCCGCGTTATACCGGGCGTCCGTACACCATCAACCGGGTGTTTCTGTGGGCCTGGGCGGTCAGTTGTGTATTCGTGATCGTGGTGTTCCCGCACCACCTGCTGATGGACTTCGCCCAACCCCGCTGGCTCGCGATTATCGGCCAGGTGGTTTCCTGGGGCGCTGGTTTCCCGGTGTTCCTGGTGACCGCTTACGGCGTACTCACCAATATTTACCGCTCGAACATACGCTGGAAAATGCCGTCCCGGCTAATGGTGCTGTCGGTGTTCGGTTGGGCCGCCGGCATCGTTCCGGCGATGCTTGACGGCACTATTGTGGTCAACAAGCTGATGCACAACACCCAGTGGGTACCGGGACACTTCCATTTCTACATCATATTGGGCGTGCTGCCCATGGCGCTCGCGACCATGTACCACGTGATCGGTAGCCGCGCACAATCGCCTGACGATGTCGGCGGCGATAAGCTGAGCATTCCGCTTTTTTTGGTCGGCGGACTAACTTTCGTTCTGGCGTTCCTCTATGCCGGAGATCACAGCGTGCCGCGGCGTTATGCCGTGCATCTGCCACAGTGGTTGCCGTATGACAAGGCCGGCTCTATCGGCGCCATGCTGATTATCCTGGGGATGCTGTTATTTGCCGTGCGTATCATCGCCGGCCTGTTGAAGGTCCCTGCCGATGTCGGTTCTGCGCACCCTGGCGGTTAGCGTCAGCCTGATCGTTCTCGGCCTCGTCACGCTGGCGATTGCCACTGACGATTTCCGTGCCTTCACCAGCGAGACCGCGCGCCGCATCGAAGTGCGTCAACATCCGCGCCCGCTGCCGCCGGTCACACTCGAGAGCCAGACCGGCGAGCGCTTCGATCTTGCCGGACTGCGGGGTAAGTGGCTGGTAGTGGATTTCATCTATACCCGCTGCATGAGCCTGTGTTCAGTCTTGGGCGGCAAGTTCGTGCAGCTTCAGGACCAGTTGGCCACGCCCCTAGCGCAGAATCGGATACAACTGCTCAGCATCAGCTTTGACCCGGAACGCGACACGCCCGCGCAACTCGCCGATTATCTCTACCGCTTCAACAACCACGGCACGGGCTGGTTGGCTGCGCGCCCGCTGAACGCGCAGGGACTCGACACGCTGAAACACGTCTTCGGCGTAACTGTAGTTCCCGACAATGCGGGCGGGTACGTGCACAACGACGCCATTGAAATCGTTGACCCGCAGGGCCGCCTGGTCAATATTCTCGACAGCGACACGCCGGCCAAATCCGTTGGCGAGATCGTGTTGCGGTATCTGAACCGGTGATGATCAGCGTCCGGCAGCGCTCGGTCCTGATTGCCGCGGTCATCTTTGTCGTCCTGCTGCTGCCGCCGGTCATCCATGCCCTGCAGGCGCGCATGGCGATGCAGATGCTGGTGCAGATTCCGCTGCTGATCGCGGTGGGCTACTTGTTGCGCGCGGCCGTGCCGCAACGGCTGGCGACGGCGATCGCCGCCTGGAATCTCAACGGCATCAGCGGGATGCTGCTCGCAACCTTCGCCACCGCCTTCTGGATGCTGCCGCGCTCACTGGATGCCGCCGCGTCCGAACCGCTGTTCACACTCGCCAAGTTCGTCAGCGTACCGCTGTTGATCGGCTTGCCGATGGGGCTGAGCTGGCCGCGCATGAACTTCGTGGTGCGCGGGGTTTTCCTCATGGAACTCATCGCCATGTTCTTCCGCTTCGGCTGGCTGTACCTGATCTCGCCCGTCAGGCTGTGCAACAATTACCTGCTGGACGACCAGCAGCGTACCGGCCAATTCATGCTGCTGATCGGCGCGACCATCCTCGTATGGGCCGCCTTCAAACTCCTGTGGGGACATTTCAATTGGTCGCCGGACAGCCAGCGGATCGCATCGATCCCGGCGCGCTCCGCGCCCGATACTCATCGCCCGGCGGATCGCTGAGCGCGCAGCCATGGTTGCGAGCGGTTTTCCTTGATCGCTGAAAAAGACGTAAATGGAACGGCGTCTCAGTCCGCATTCAAGAGGCCGAGGATTTTTCCGATATCGAAACCAGCCGCGCGTTCTTCAAGCGTGGAACCGGGGCGCCAGGGGATATCGCCGACCGGCGGTGCGCTGAGGCTCTGCGCGAGAGTTGCCAGATTTTCCGCGCGCCGCTCGAAGCCGGGATCAATGCTGTTCGCCACCCAGCCGGCAAGCCGCAAGCCGTCCGCCTGAATGGCACGCGCGCTGAGCCGCGCATGGTTGAGGCAGCCCAGGCGCAAACCCACGACCAGGATCACCGGCAAACCGAGAGCGCCCGCCAGCTCCGGAACACCCCAGGAATCGCCCAAGGGCACTTGCCAACCACCGACGCCTTCTACCACGACCGCGTCGGCGCCCTCGCATAGTTGCCGAAAACTTTCCAGGATTCTCGGCAATGCAATCGTCGCGCCGGTTTCGGCCGCCGCCAGGTGTGGCGCGATGGGCGGCACGAACGCGTAGGGATTCACCAGCGCGTAAGGCCGCGGCAGACTCGCGGCGGCCTGCAATTGCAGTGCGTCGTGGTTGCGCAAACCGTCGGGCGTCGCCAGCGCGCCGCTAGCTACCGGTTTCATGCCCACGGTTTTCACGCCTTTGCGCGCCAGCGCGTGGAGCACGGCGGCGGCCACCCAGGTCTTGCCCACACCGGTATCGGTACCGGTAATGAAAAAGCCGCGCATCAGCGTTCGGCCCCGTGCGCGTGCAGCACGGCATCGCGCTCGGCCGGGGTGAGCATGCCGGCGGGCAGGTACGCCGGCGTCCAGGCCGTGCCATAGACGACTTCATAGGTCGCCGGCAAACGCCCGTCGCGCCGGAAGCGCTCGTACGCCGCAGTCAGTTGCGCCGCGCGCCGTCGCCCACCGAGGCCGCGCGGCCGGCCAGCCGTGACATTGTGTGCGCCGATGGCTTTCAGATCCTGCGCGAGCGCCTGCACGTTGGCATAGGTGAGCGTCAGTTGCTCTACGTCCATCACCGGCTCGACAAAGCCGGCGCGTATCAATGCGTCGCCGACATCGTGCATGTCAATGAAGCGGTTCACGTGGTTGAGACCGTCCACTTCGCGCCACGCGCTGCGCAACTCCTTCAACGTATCGGGTCCAAAGCTGCTGAACAGCAGCAGTGCGTGCGGCGCGAGCGTGCGCCGCAACTCCACCAGTGCCTGATCGAGATCGTCGCACCATTGCAGCACCAGGTTGCAGTAAATGAAATCAAAACTTCCCGCCCTGAACGGCAGATGCAACGCATCCGCGCAGGTCAGCGGCACGCGTCGCCAAAAGCCCAGCCGGCGGCGCGCCGCCAGCAGCATGTTGAAGGCGAAATCCACGGCCACCAACCGCGCACGCGGATAACGCCGGCGCAGCTCGGGCAGATTGCGCCCGGTGCCGCAACCCAGGTCCAGCACGCGCGCCGGCTGGATCGCGGTCAGCTCCAGGCGTTCCAGCAGGCGCCGGGCGACTTCCTGCTGCAGCGCGGCGGCCGCATCGTAGCCGCGGGCCGCACGCTCGAAAGCCGCGCGCAGCTGTTGCCGGTCGAGCGAAAACTCATCCATGCGGCGATGCTCCGTGGGCTGATGCCGGAGCAGCCGTGGCATGCAGCGGCGCGAGGAAATCCCGCACGGCCGCGAGGAATTCCCGCGGATGCGACACAAACGGCGCGTGCGCGGCTTTTGGGACACTGAACAGGCGCCCACCGGAAATCGCATGCGCCAGCCAAGCGCCGGCTGCGGGCGGGACCACGCGGTCGTACTCGCCGGTCATTACCAAAGTGGGCTGTGCCAGGCGCGGCACAGCGGCACGCAAGTCGCTGCTGCGCAGGATTTCGAGACCCGCCGCCAGACTCTGCGCATCGGGCTCGACACAGACGGACAGGCTGGCACTCAACTGCCGCAAGCTGGTGCGCGCATGCTCGCTGCCCTGCACCTGCAAGGCGAGAAACCGGTGCACCGTACCGCGGTAATCGCGTGCAAGTTCGCGGCTGAAGTCCGCCAGTTGCTCCGGCGCCATCGCGCAGTCCCAGTCCGGCGCCGTCACGAAACGCGGCGTGCTGCTGGTGAGGATCAACGCGCGCACGCGTTGTGGGAAATCCAGCGCCGCCTGCTGCGCCACGAGTCCGCCCAGTGACCAGCCGAGCCACACGGCGTTTTGCGGCGCCGCATGCACGACCAGCTCTGCGAGCGCCGACAACGTTGCCGGCATCGGCACCACGCGGCTGCGGCCATGGCCTGGAAGATCCACACGCGTAACGCGCCAGTCGCGCGCCAGTTCGGGCACCAGGCTGTCCCACACGCCACCGTGCAGCGCCCAGCCGTGGACCAGGAACAGATCCAAACCCTGGCCGAGGGTTTCAGTGTGCAGGGTCGGAGACATGGATGGGGTGCTGAACGCGGCGTGCAAGAAAATCTACCGGCTTACGGATCGCATCACTTGCGCCAAGGCGTCAAGCAATTGATCCACCTGCGCATCGCTGTGTGCGGCGGTCAGCGTCAGGCGCAGGCGCGCGCTGCCGGCCGGAACCGTGGGCGGGCGGATGGCGACGGCCAGAATCCCGCGCGCCGCAAGCGCGTCGGAAATCGTGAGCGCCCGCGCGGCATCGCCGATCATGAGCGGCTGGATGGCGGTGCGTGACTCCAGCAACGGCAGGTCAAGGGCGGCGGCACCCGCGCGGAAACGCGCAATCAGCGCGTGCAATTTCTCGCGCCGCCAGCTTTCGGTGCGCAGAAGCCTGAGTGCAGCGCGCGTGGCTTCCGCCCAGGCCGCCGGGGACGCGGTTGTATATATATAGGTACGCGCGTGCTGGATGAGTGTCTCGATCAACGCCTCGCTGCCCGCCACAAAGGCGCCGAACGTGCCCAGGGCCTTGCCGAGCGTCGCCATCAATACCGGCACTGCATCCCTGCCCAGCCCGAAGTGCTCCAGTGCGCCGCGGCCATTCGCACCCAACACACCGAGGCCGTGTGCATCATCCACCATCAGAATGGCCTGCGCCGGCCCGCATTCCCGCGCCAAATCCGGCAAGGGTGCGAGATCGCCATCCATGCTGAATACCGAGTCGGTCATGACCAGCGTGCGGCGCGCAGTCGTCGTCAGGCGCCGCTGCAGTGCATCGGTATCGGCATGCACATAGCGCACGAAACGCGCGCCGCTGAGCAAGCCCGCGTCCAGCAGTGAGGCATGGTTCAGCCGGTCCTCGACTACGAGGTCTCCGCGTTTCACCAATGCACCCGCAATCCCGAGATTCGCGAGGTAGCCGCTGGAAAACAGCAGGGCTCGCGGACGCTGCACGAATTCCGCGAGTTCCTCTTCGAGCGCGTGGTGCGCGCGCGTGTGCCCGGTCACCAGATGTGCGGCGCCGCTGCCTGTGCCGTACTGGTCGAGCCCGCGGCGCGCGGCGTCCGCCAGCGCCGGATGTGCAGCCAAGCCGAGGTAGTCGTTGCTGGAGAAATTCAGCAGCCGCCGGCCGTTGACCGCAATCTCCGCGCCCTGTGGCCCTTCGACAATACGCCGGCGGCGGTACAGCGATCGGGCGGTGAGCGACTCCAGCTCCGCGCAGAGCGCGTGGTCAAGTCGCTGCGCGGCTTTGGGCATGTGAGGCGTCGGCCGCGGCGCGCCGTGCGCTCACGCCGGCATGCGGTTCCGCGTGGATGCCGAGACGCGCAAGCAGTTGGCGATCGTGATCCTGTTCGGGATTCCCGGTGGTCAACAGCTTGTCGCCGTAGAAAATCGAATTCGCGCCGGCGAAAAACGCCAGAGCCTGCAGCTCGTCGCTCATCTGGGCGCGGCCCGCAGAGAGGCGCACGTGCGAGCGCGGCATGAGGATGCGCGCCACGGCAATCACACGCACGAAATCCAGGGGATCGACTGGCGCCGCGTGATCCAGCGGCGTGCCCGGCACCCGCACCAGCTGGTTGATGGGGACACTCTCCGGATGTTCAGGCAGGCTTGCGAGCGTGTGCAGCATCTTGGCGCGATCGGTGACGCTTTCGCCCATGCCGATGATGCCGCCGCAGCACACGCGCATGCCGGCCGCACGCACCGCTTCGAGCGTGTCGAGACGATCTTGAAATGTACGGGTGCGGATAATCTCGGCATAAAACTCCTCGGACGTGTCGATATTGTGGTTGTAGTAATCGAGTCCGGCCTCCGCGAGCCGCTGCGCCTGTTGCGGCGTCAGCATGCCGAGCGTCGCACAGGTCTCCATGCCCAACGCGCGCACCTGCTTCACCATGTCAATGATCTGGTCCAGATCCTTGTCCCTGGGTGAGCGGTAAGCGGCGCCCATACAGAAGCGCGTGGCGCCGCTCGCATGCGCGCGCTTGGCCTGCACCACGACGTCTTCGACGTGCATGAGCTTCTCGGCCTTGAGGCCGGTGTGGTAGCGGGCGCTCTGCGGACAATAGGCGCAATCCTCCGGGCAGGCGCCGGTCTTAATGGACAGCAGCGTCGAAATCTGCACGCTGTTGGGGTCGAAGTGCCGGCGGTAAACCGAATGCGCGCGATACAGCAGGTCGTTGAACGGCAGTGTAAACAGGGTCTGCACTTCGGCGAGCGTCCAGTCGTGGCGCAAGTCGTTGTCGGCGGCCGTCAGGGAAGACATGGTGAGCCTCGGCTGGGCGTGGCATGATGCTGCGGCAGCGCGCCGCAACGGATGCACGCAGTGTAGCGACGCACAATCGGCTGTCAACTTTGGAGCACCAAGGATGGTTTACGGTTGGCTGGCACGGGCAAGTCGCCGACTCTATCCGCCTTACTGTTTGCTGTGTTCGCAGCCGAGCCACAGCCGGCACGAACTATGCGCTGACTGCACGCACGATCTCCCCTGGAACCGCCACGCCTGCCCGCGCTGTGCGCTGCCCGTGCCGGTCGAAAGCGGCACAGCGCTTTGCGGCGCATGCCTCAAATCCCCGCCACCCTGGGACAGCACCGCCAGTCCGCTGATTTACGACTGGCCGCTCGATCAGTTGCTGCAACGCTTCAAATTCAGCGGCGACCTCGCCACCGGCCAGTTACTCGGCGAGTTGTTGGCGGAATTTGTCGCGTCCCTGCCCACACCCTGGCCGGACCTGCTCATCCCGATTCCGCTGCACAGTGCGCGCCTGCGCGAGCGCGGCTTCAATCAGGCCCTGGAGCTTGCGCACCCGGTAAGCCGGCGGCTGCACCTGCGCCTCGACAACCGAGCCTGCCTGCGCCGCAAGAACACCGCGATGCAGTCGAAACTGGATGCCAAGGAGCGGCGGCGCAATCTGCGCGATGCCTTCGAAGTGCGCACCTCGTTCCAGAGTGTGCACGTGGGCATCCTCGATGA
This Gammaproteobacteria bacterium DNA region includes the following protein-coding sequences:
- a CDS encoding pseudoazurin, with amino-acid sequence MNTKLVLSTVLALSLLSAGAYAKDYTVKELNAGTGGTFVFEPNFLHIQPGDSVHFVAADAGHDSQSYLVPKGAQSWTGEVSMDITVKFTQEGVYLYECNPHHMFGMLGVIQVGKAINKATAEKAAADMEKQQIMNQGRLEALMKEIH
- a CDS encoding cytochrome oxidase; translation: MINETDVWIDALVGIGLVSLGFIYVIIQAGKSADAKVAEHIHKHSNVVRRWLFALLLVIFVVGSFITLRHFPIPPQHAPLAAKQVVNVVGHQWSWELSTTQITAGVPVEFQVTSADVNHGFAIYAPNDRIVVQTQAMPGYTNKILYTFKQPGNYTINCLEYCGLGHHVMTAQLNVVAPTGGHTP
- a CDS encoding cbb3-type cytochrome c oxidase subunit I, with the translated sequence MSSLELYPADEKLPRSERIVFDLYIITAVVLFVLMMLLGLSMRLTQATWAGVGPKLFYEILTMHGAGMVGTTALATVAVMWFFLRKYVKLHLWAFLTNYMLFLLGALAIIIAIFVGGYAGMWTFLYPLPVHSEGIWSNNAAALFFIGYLLIGVGFLLFYLDASAGIIRKFGNFGRAMGLQWLFGGTIDQSHPKTVVASTMVIIANSIGILAGAVVLVMCLINAYFPTVVLNALVVKELIYWFGHMFINATIYMGVIAVYELLPRYTGRPYTINRVFLWAWAVSCVFVIVVFPHHLLMDFAQPRWLAIIGQVVSWGAGFPVFLVTAYGVLTNIYRSNIRWKMPSRLMVLSVFGWAAGIVPAMLDGTIVVNKLMHNTQWVPGHFHFYIILGVLPMALATMYHVIGSRAQSPDDVGGDKLSIPLFLVGGLTFVLAFLYAGDHSVPRRYAVHLPQWLPYDKAGSIGAMLIILGMLLFAVRIIAGLLKVPADVGSAHPGG
- a CDS encoding SCO family protein, producing the protein MSVLRTLAVSVSLIVLGLVTLAIATDDFRAFTSETARRIEVRQHPRPLPPVTLESQTGERFDLAGLRGKWLVVDFIYTRCMSLCSVLGGKFVQLQDQLATPLAQNRIQLLSISFDPERDTPAQLADYLYRFNNHGTGWLAARPLNAQGLDTLKHVFGVTVVPDNAGGYVHNDAIEIVDPQGRLVNILDSDTPAKSVGEIVLRYLNR
- the bioD gene encoding dethiobiotin synthase, with the translated sequence MRGFFITGTDTGVGKTWVAAAVLHALARKGVKTVGMKPVASGALATPDGLRNHDALQLQAAASLPRPYALVNPYAFVPPIAPHLAAAETGATIALPRILESFRQLCEGADAVVVEGVGGWQVPLGDSWGVPELAGALGLPVILVVGLRLGCLNHARLSARAIQADGLRLAGWVANSIDPGFERRAENLATLAQSLSAPPVGDIPWRPGSTLEERAAGFDIGKILGLLNAD
- the bioC gene encoding malonyl-ACP O-methyltransferase BioC; the protein is MDEFSLDRQQLRAAFERAARGYDAAAALQQEVARRLLERLELTAIQPARVLDLGCGTGRNLPELRRRYPRARLVAVDFAFNMLLAARRRLGFWRRVPLTCADALHLPFRAGSFDFIYCNLVLQWCDDLDQALVELRRTLAPHALLLFSSFGPDTLKELRSAWREVDGLNHVNRFIDMHDVGDALIRAGFVEPVMDVEQLTLTYANVQALAQDLKAIGAHNVTAGRPRGLGGRRRAAQLTAAYERFRRDGRLPATYEVVYGTAWTPAYLPAGMLTPAERDAVLHAHGAER
- the bioH gene encoding pimeloyl-ACP methyl ester esterase BioH: MSPTLHTETLGQGLDLFLVHGWALHGGVWDSLVPELARDWRVTRVDLPGHGRSRVVPMPATLSALAELVVHAAPQNAVWLGWSLGGLVAQQAALDFPQRVRALILTSSTPRFVTAPDWDCAMAPEQLADFSRELARDYRGTVHRFLALQVQGSEHARTSLRQLSASLSVCVEPDAQSLAAGLEILRSSDLRAAVPRLAQPTLVMTGEYDRVVPPAAGAWLAHAISGGRLFSVPKAAHAPFVSHPREFLAAVRDFLAPLHATAAPASAHGASPHG
- the bioF gene encoding 8-amino-7-oxononanoate synthase, with the protein product MPKAAQRLDHALCAELESLTARSLYRRRRIVEGPQGAEIAVNGRRLLNFSSNDYLGLAAHPALADAARRGLDQYGTGSGAAHLVTGHTRAHHALEEELAEFVQRPRALLFSSGYLANLGIAGALVKRGDLVVEDRLNHASLLDAGLLSGARFVRYVHADTDALQRRLTTTARRTLVMTDSVFSMDGDLAPLPDLARECGPAQAILMVDDAHGLGVLGANGRGALEHFGLGRDAVPVLMATLGKALGTFGAFVAGSEALIETLIQHARTYIYTTASPAAWAEATRAALRLLRTESWRREKLHALIARFRAGAAALDLPLLESRTAIQPLMIGDAARALTISDALAARGILAVAIRPPTVPAGSARLRLTLTAAHSDAQVDQLLDALAQVMRSVSR
- the bioB gene encoding biotin synthase BioB; the protein is MSSLTAADNDLRHDWTLAEVQTLFTLPFNDLLYRAHSVYRRHFDPNSVQISTLLSIKTGACPEDCAYCPQSARYHTGLKAEKLMHVEDVVVQAKRAHASGATRFCMGAAYRSPRDKDLDQIIDMVKQVRALGMETCATLGMLTPQQAQRLAEAGLDYYNHNIDTSEEFYAEIIRTRTFQDRLDTLEAVRAAGMRVCCGGIIGMGESVTDRAKMLHTLASLPEHPESVPINQLVRVPGTPLDHAAPVDPLDFVRVIAVARILMPRSHVRLSAGRAQMSDELQALAFFAGANSIFYGDKLLTTGNPEQDHDRQLLARLGIHAEPHAGVSARRAAADASHAQSRAAT
- a CDS encoding ComF family protein translates to MVYGWLARASRRLYPPYCLLCSQPSHSRHELCADCTHDLPWNRHACPRCALPVPVESGTALCGACLKSPPPWDSTASPLIYDWPLDQLLQRFKFSGDLATGQLLGELLAEFVASLPTPWPDLLIPIPLHSARLRERGFNQALELAHPVSRRLHLRLDNRACLRRKNTAMQSKLDAKERRRNLRDAFEVRTSFQSVHVGILDDVVTTGATVAALSQALRAAGAARISVWSLARAARPT